From the Comamonas odontotermitis genome, one window contains:
- the metG gene encoding methionine--tRNA ligase: MSQRKLFVTTALPYANGNFHIGHIMEYIQADTWVRAQRMQGNAVNFVGADDAHGAPIMIAAEKAGKTPQQFVADIAAGRKQYLDGFHIAFDNWSNTDSPENHELSKQIYLDLKKAGFIETRTIEQFFDPEKNMFLPDRFIKGECPRCHAKDQYGDNCEVCSSVYAPTDLINPYSALSGAKPVMKSSEHFFFKLSDPRAVAFLTEWTQDGQHVQPEVAAKIKEWFGVRTNPDGTTSEGLDDWDISRDAPYFGIEIPDAPGKYFYVWLDAPVGYLASLKNLLNQRGEDYDAYMADPDLEQYHFIGKDIITFHTLFWPAMLKFSGRKTPTRICVHGFMTVNNGEKMSKSRGTGLDPLKYLSLQMNPEWLRYYLGAKLNGRNEDIDFNPEDFMLRVNSDLIGKYVNIASRAAGFLTKRFEGKLGTVSEDGVALLAALREQKDAIVAAYEARDTARAAREIMLLCDKVNSYVDANKPWELAKKEGMEARLHDVCTTCIEAFRILTIYLKPILPGVAAEVANFLIVPPETFADVAKPLGQGHQIGEYKHLMQRVDPKQLEALFEAPAGQAAPVAEAPAKAKKAEKKAEAVIDPNAPGGEPLAETIGIDDFAKIDLRIARILECKTVEGSTKLLQLTLDVGEKDENGQPRTRNVFSGISSMYQPEQLVGKLTVMVANLAPRKMKFGLSEGMVLAASHADEKANPGIYVLEPFPGATPGMRIH; this comes from the coding sequence ATGTCTCAACGAAAGCTCTTCGTCACCACCGCCCTGCCGTACGCCAACGGCAACTTCCACATCGGCCACATCATGGAGTACATCCAGGCCGACACCTGGGTGCGTGCGCAACGAATGCAGGGCAATGCGGTCAACTTTGTCGGGGCCGATGACGCCCATGGCGCTCCCATCATGATTGCCGCTGAAAAGGCGGGCAAGACGCCCCAGCAGTTCGTGGCCGACATCGCCGCCGGCCGCAAGCAGTATCTCGACGGTTTTCACATCGCCTTCGACAACTGGAGCAACACCGACAGCCCCGAAAACCACGAGCTGTCCAAGCAGATCTACCTCGACCTGAAGAAGGCCGGGTTCATCGAGACGCGCACCATCGAGCAGTTCTTCGACCCCGAGAAGAACATGTTCCTGCCCGACCGCTTCATCAAGGGCGAGTGCCCGCGCTGCCATGCCAAGGACCAGTACGGCGACAACTGCGAGGTCTGCAGCTCGGTCTATGCGCCCACCGACCTGATCAACCCCTACTCCGCACTCTCGGGCGCCAAGCCCGTAATGAAGAGCTCTGAGCATTTCTTCTTCAAGCTCTCCGACCCGCGCGCCGTTGCGTTCCTGACCGAATGGACGCAGGACGGCCAGCATGTGCAGCCCGAGGTGGCCGCCAAGATCAAGGAATGGTTCGGCGTGCGCACCAATCCGGACGGCACGACCAGCGAAGGCCTGGACGACTGGGACATCAGCCGCGATGCACCTTACTTCGGCATCGAGATTCCCGATGCACCCGGCAAGTACTTCTATGTGTGGTTGGACGCGCCCGTGGGCTACCTCGCCTCGCTCAAGAACCTTCTGAACCAGCGGGGCGAAGACTACGACGCCTACATGGCTGACCCTGATCTGGAGCAGTACCACTTCATTGGCAAGGACATCATCACCTTCCACACGCTGTTCTGGCCCGCCATGCTCAAGTTCAGCGGCCGCAAGACGCCGACCAGGATCTGCGTGCACGGATTCATGACCGTCAACAACGGCGAGAAGATGAGCAAGAGCCGGGGCACCGGCCTCGATCCACTCAAGTATTTGAGCCTGCAGATGAACCCCGAGTGGCTGCGCTACTACCTGGGCGCCAAGCTCAATGGTCGCAATGAAGACATCGACTTCAACCCCGAAGACTTCATGCTGCGCGTCAACTCCGACCTGATCGGCAAGTACGTGAACATTGCCAGCCGCGCTGCAGGCTTCCTGACCAAGCGCTTCGAAGGCAAGCTGGGCACCGTCAGCGAAGACGGCGTGGCCCTGCTCGCGGCTCTGCGGGAACAAAAAGACGCCATCGTGGCGGCCTACGAAGCCCGGGATACCGCCCGCGCCGCGCGTGAAATCATGCTGCTGTGCGACAAGGTCAACAGCTATGTCGATGCCAACAAGCCCTGGGAGCTGGCCAAGAAGGAAGGCATGGAGGCTCGCCTGCACGATGTGTGCACGACCTGTATCGAGGCCTTCCGCATTCTGACCATCTACCTCAAGCCCATCCTGCCCGGCGTGGCTGCCGAAGTGGCCAACTTCCTCATCGTGCCACCCGAGACCTTTGCCGATGTGGCCAAGCCGCTTGGCCAGGGCCACCAGATTGGCGAGTACAAGCACCTGATGCAGCGCGTCGACCCCAAGCAGCTCGAAGCACTGTTTGAGGCACCAGCCGGTCAGGCCGCTCCGGTTGCCGAGGCCCCAGCCAAAGCCAAGAAGGCCGAGAAAAAGGCCGAAGCCGTGATCGACCCCAACGCCCCCGGTGGAGAGCCGCTGGCCGAAACCATCGGCATCGACGACTTTGCCAAGATTGACCTGCGCATTGCCAGGATTCTGGAATGCAAGACAGTGGAAGGCTCGACCAAGCTGCTGCAACTGACGCTGGATGTGGGCGAAAAGGACGAAAACGGCCAGCCCAGGACGCGCAATGTGTTCAGCGGCATCAGCAGCATGTACCAGCCCGAACAACTGGTCGGCAAGCTGACGGTGATGGTTGCCAACCTCGCGCCGCGCAAGATGAAGTTCGGCCTGTCCGAAGGCATGGTGCTGGCGGCCAGCCATGCAGATGAAAAGGCCAACCCCGGCATCTATGTGCTAGAGCCATTCCCTGGCGCCACACCCGGCATGCGCATCCATTGA
- a CDS encoding TlpA disulfide reductase family protein has protein sequence MAPALLHRRRCLQQLGGAAAWLSATLVGRQVQAAQDLDPRAVGQLTPWPPGKARPELKALALDGQLRSLASYAGAPLILNFWASYCAPCRLEMAQFNRLLEKYRPQGLRVLAVNHGEMPARVLQFLQTVPFHGDVLLDRSQTQLPAWGGIALPTSFVLDAQGQIRLWHVGEIDWLGARAQAQLAAVLQG, from the coding sequence ATGGCTCCCGCCCTGCTGCACCGCCGCCGCTGCCTGCAGCAACTGGGCGGCGCTGCTGCCTGGCTCTCGGCCACACTGGTGGGCCGCCAGGTGCAGGCGGCGCAGGATCTGGACCCGCGTGCAGTAGGCCAATTGACCCCCTGGCCCCCTGGCAAGGCCAGGCCGGAGCTGAAGGCGCTGGCCCTGGACGGCCAGTTGCGCAGCCTGGCCAGCTATGCAGGAGCGCCGCTCATCCTGAACTTCTGGGCCAGCTACTGCGCGCCCTGCCGCCTGGAGATGGCGCAGTTCAACCGTTTGCTGGAAAAGTACCGCCCCCAAGGGCTGCGCGTGCTGGCCGTCAACCACGGCGAAATGCCTGCGCGCGTGCTGCAGTTTCTACAAACCGTGCCTTTTCATGGCGATGTGCTGCTCGACCGCAGCCAGACGCAGTTGCCCGCCTGGGGCGGCATTGCCCTGCCGACCAGCTTCGTGCTCGATGCCCAAGGCCAGATCCGCCTCTGGCACGTGGGTGAAATCGACTGGTTGGGCGCCCGTGCCCAGGCACAGCTGGCTGCGGTTTTGCAGGGCTAG
- a CDS encoding restriction endonuclease → MKLKMAENSVFAILLRSSWWISVVVGAIIVLLCLALLPKDIRFVGAAGSLPFFVIGAMAAKRQWNAPSSAATEALLAQAASLPARDLQAWLTRAWQAEGYTVTTRQQADADIQLARNGQLTLVQTKRSKAGVHGIEPLRALHDAAQKADASCAYVLLQGNLSENARLFARDQKITVLQNNDLAALLHKASRP, encoded by the coding sequence GTGAAACTGAAGATGGCCGAAAACTCCGTATTTGCGATTTTGCTGCGTTCGTCGTGGTGGATCAGTGTGGTGGTGGGGGCCATCATCGTGTTGCTGTGCCTGGCGCTGCTGCCCAAGGACATCCGATTTGTAGGCGCTGCCGGCAGCCTGCCATTCTTCGTGATCGGCGCCATGGCTGCCAAACGGCAGTGGAACGCCCCCAGCAGCGCAGCTACAGAGGCCCTGCTGGCCCAGGCCGCCAGCCTGCCTGCTCGTGACCTTCAGGCCTGGCTCACGCGCGCCTGGCAGGCGGAAGGCTATACCGTCACCACGCGCCAGCAGGCCGATGCCGACATTCAGCTCGCTCGCAATGGCCAACTGACCCTGGTACAAACCAAACGCAGCAAAGCCGGTGTGCACGGCATCGAGCCCCTGCGCGCCCTGCACGATGCCGCCCAAAAGGCAGATGCCTCCTGCGCATACGTTTTGCTGCAGGGCAATTTGAGTGAAAACGCACGCTTGTTTGCGCGTGATCAAAAAATTACCGTGCTACAGAACAACGATCTTGCGGCACTTTTGCATAAAGCGTCCCGACCCTAG
- a CDS encoding FdhF/YdeP family oxidoreductase, which produces MHEQKIAFYPGPAGGWGALNSVKNALLHQNIALKGAKTLLSANQPDGFDCPGCAWPDRNHASTFEFCENGVKAVAAEATARRAGPELFDRYTVQELAAHSDYWLEDQGRLTHPMVYDAASDKYRPIAWDDAFAIIARHLNALPDPNQAIFYTSGRASNEAAFLYQLFVRQYGTNNFPDCSNMCHEPSGTAMREQIGVGKGTVELADFEKADAIFIFGQNPGTNHPRMLGELRAAHKRGARIVSFNPLRERGLERFADPQDKLEMATLGSTPISTHYFQLRIGGDLAAVTGMVKHVLEQEATARASGRDGVLDHAFIAEHTTGLEALAGSVQGASWAELEAMAGLTEAQMRAAADVYLGAPGVIACWGMGITQHAHSVATIQMITNLLLLRGHIGRPGAGPCPVRGHSNVQGDRTMGIWEKPSADLLNRLHDVYGFEPPRAHGVDAVEAISHMRDGKGKVFFALGGNFAAATPDTVATWQALQRCDLTVHVTTKLNRSHVVHGRAALILPCLGRTEIDLQNGEAQGVTVEDSMSMVHISKGINPPASEHLLSEPAIIARLAHATLGARSHVDWLALAQDYSLIRDEIEKAFPDFAGFNQRVAVPGGFRLRNTASERVWATASGKAAFQAHALPRNTPLQRARERSPGQRVFTLQSTRSHDQYNTTVYGMDDRYRGVFGQRRVLFIHAEDIRELGMRDGDWVNIRTVWDDGVERRADGFRLVAYDTPRGNLAAYYPETNPLVPLTAVAERAGTPTSKSIPVVLERAAIAHDAA; this is translated from the coding sequence ATGCATGAACAGAAAATTGCCTTCTACCCGGGCCCCGCAGGGGGGTGGGGCGCTCTCAACAGCGTAAAAAATGCGCTGCTGCACCAGAACATTGCGCTCAAGGGAGCCAAGACCCTGCTGTCTGCCAACCAGCCCGACGGTTTTGACTGCCCGGGTTGTGCATGGCCCGACCGCAACCATGCATCGACATTCGAGTTCTGCGAGAACGGCGTCAAGGCCGTGGCGGCAGAAGCCACCGCCCGCCGTGCAGGCCCCGAGCTTTTTGACCGGTATACCGTGCAGGAACTGGCCGCGCACAGCGATTACTGGCTCGAAGACCAGGGCCGCCTCACGCATCCGATGGTGTATGACGCGGCAAGCGACAAATACCGGCCGATTGCCTGGGACGATGCCTTTGCCATTATTGCCCGGCACCTGAACGCGCTGCCGGATCCGAACCAGGCGATCTTCTACACATCGGGCCGGGCCAGCAACGAGGCGGCGTTTCTGTACCAGTTGTTTGTGCGCCAATACGGCACCAACAACTTTCCTGATTGCTCCAACATGTGCCATGAGCCCAGCGGCACGGCGATGCGCGAGCAGATCGGGGTTGGCAAGGGAACGGTTGAGCTGGCTGATTTTGAGAAAGCGGACGCCATCTTCATCTTTGGCCAGAACCCTGGCACCAACCACCCGCGCATGCTGGGCGAGTTGCGCGCGGCGCACAAGCGCGGTGCACGCATCGTCAGCTTCAACCCGCTGCGTGAGCGCGGGCTGGAGCGTTTTGCCGATCCACAGGACAAGCTGGAGATGGCAACACTGGGCTCCACGCCCATCAGCACGCATTATTTTCAGCTGCGCATCGGTGGCGATCTGGCGGCGGTCACCGGCATGGTCAAGCATGTGCTGGAGCAAGAGGCGACTGCGCGCGCAAGTGGCCGAGATGGTGTGCTGGACCATGCCTTCATTGCCGAACACACCACGGGCCTGGAAGCGCTGGCCGGCAGTGTGCAGGGCGCAAGCTGGGCAGAGCTGGAAGCGATGGCGGGCCTGACCGAAGCGCAGATGCGCGCTGCTGCAGACGTGTACCTTGGGGCGCCTGGCGTCATTGCCTGCTGGGGCATGGGCATTACCCAGCACGCGCATTCGGTGGCCACCATCCAGATGATCACCAACCTGCTGCTGTTGCGCGGCCACATCGGCCGGCCTGGCGCGGGGCCCTGTCCCGTGCGGGGCCACAGCAATGTGCAGGGCGACCGAACCATGGGCATCTGGGAAAAGCCGTCTGCCGATCTGCTGAACCGGCTGCACGATGTCTACGGGTTCGAGCCGCCGCGTGCGCACGGCGTCGATGCGGTGGAAGCCATTTCCCATATGCGAGATGGCAAAGGCAAGGTGTTTTTTGCGCTGGGTGGTAACTTTGCGGCCGCGACGCCCGACACGGTTGCCACCTGGCAGGCGCTGCAGCGCTGCGATCTGACGGTGCATGTCACCACCAAGCTCAACCGCAGCCATGTGGTGCACGGGAGAGCGGCGCTGATCCTGCCATGCCTAGGGCGCACCGAAATCGATCTGCAAAACGGCGAGGCGCAGGGCGTGACGGTGGAAGACTCGATGAGCATGGTGCACATCTCGAAGGGCATCAACCCGCCAGCGTCCGAACACCTGCTTTCCGAGCCTGCGATCATCGCCCGCCTGGCACATGCCACCCTGGGCGCGCGCAGCCACGTGGACTGGCTGGCGCTGGCGCAGGATTACTCCCTGATCCGCGACGAGATCGAAAAGGCTTTTCCGGATTTTGCCGGCTTCAACCAGCGCGTGGCGGTGCCCGGAGGTTTCCGCCTGCGCAATACGGCCAGCGAGCGGGTATGGGCCACAGCCTCGGGCAAGGCGGCCTTCCAGGCGCATGCCTTGCCCCGCAATACCCCGCTGCAGCGTGCCCGCGAGCGCTCACCGGGGCAGCGCGTTTTCACCTTGCAGAGCACGCGCTCGCACGACCAGTACAACACCACGGTCTATGGCATGGATGACCGCTACCGTGGCGTGTTCGGCCAGCGCCGCGTGCTGTTCATCCATGCAGAAGACATCCGCGAGCTGGGCATGCGTGACGGCGACTGGGTCAATATCCGCACCGTGTGGGACGACGGCGTGGAGCGCCGGGCCGACGGGTTCAGGCTGGTGGCCTACGATACGCCGCGCGGCAACCTGGCGGCCTACTACCCGGAGACGAATCCGCTGGTGCCCTTGACGGCGGTGGCAGAGCGTGCGGGCACGCCCACTTCCAAGTCGATTCCAGTGGTTCTGGAGCGCGCCGCGATTGCCCATGACGCAGCCTGA
- a CDS encoding LysR family transcriptional regulator, giving the protein MNLLAAMRYLAALNAHGHFARAAEACHITQPALSNALRALEQEFGVAIVRRGRVFAGLTPQGEQVLQTGLDMLQKEELLRQSLSAQAGHLQGLLRMAAVPTAMPMLVRFATMLRSQHPGVLPVLHSMSSPDIERGLEALSLDLALGYSDRISSPRTQCLPQYQEHYYLLRRLDGDQVGLHWDESMPWAQAGQQALCLLTPDMHNRQIVQRAFATVGVQPHPVLETNSVQALLQAVLEGGLASIVPGAVLATVRHMPGVHAAPLVEPVVHSEVAFIYQQAQVAMPALQAALALMALPAWHTLCQHHAGALQHS; this is encoded by the coding sequence ATGAACCTTCTGGCGGCCATGCGCTATCTGGCTGCGCTCAACGCGCATGGCCATTTTGCGCGGGCGGCCGAGGCCTGCCACATCACGCAGCCCGCGCTGTCCAACGCGCTGCGTGCGCTGGAGCAGGAGTTTGGTGTGGCGATCGTCCGCCGTGGTCGTGTCTTTGCCGGGCTGACGCCCCAAGGCGAGCAGGTGTTGCAGACCGGGCTCGATATGCTACAAAAAGAAGAGCTGCTGCGGCAGTCCTTGAGTGCGCAGGCGGGGCACTTGCAAGGCCTCCTGCGCATGGCAGCGGTACCCACTGCAATGCCCATGCTGGTGCGCTTTGCCACCATGCTGCGCAGCCAGCACCCGGGCGTGTTGCCGGTGCTGCATTCGATGAGTTCGCCAGATATCGAGCGAGGGCTGGAAGCGCTGAGCCTGGATCTGGCGCTGGGCTACAGCGACCGCATCAGCAGCCCGCGTACCCAGTGCCTGCCGCAATACCAGGAGCACTATTACCTGCTGCGCAGGCTGGATGGCGATCAGGTTGGCCTGCACTGGGATGAGTCCATGCCCTGGGCGCAGGCAGGCCAGCAGGCGCTGTGCCTGTTGACCCCCGACATGCATAACCGGCAGATCGTGCAGCGCGCATTTGCCACCGTGGGTGTGCAGCCGCACCCGGTACTGGAGACCAATTCTGTGCAGGCGCTGCTGCAGGCGGTGCTGGAAGGCGGGCTGGCCAGCATTGTGCCGGGAGCCGTACTGGCCACGGTGCGCCACATGCCTGGTGTGCATGCTGCACCGCTGGTAGAGCCCGTGGTGCACAGCGAGGTCGCTTTCATCTACCAGCAGGCCCAGGTGGCGATGCCTGCTTTGCAGGCCGCGCTGGCGCTGATGGCACTGCCAGCCTGGCACACGCTGTGCCAGCACCATGCGGGCGCATTGCAACATTCTTGA
- the apbC gene encoding iron-sulfur cluster carrier protein ApbC — translation MAVTQQALLAALASVQDPQTGKDLVATRAVRNVQIEGGDVAFDVELGYPAQTLFAGLRTRLIAAARSVEGVENVSVSISSKVVAHAAQRGVPLLPGVKNIIAVASGKGGVGKSTTTANLALALAAEGARVGVLDADIYGPSQTMMLGVSGKPESTDGKTMEPKLNHGVQVMSIGLLVDQDQAMIWRGPMAVQALEQMLRQTNWNDLDYLLIDLPPGTGDIQLTLSQRVPVTGAVIVTTPQDIALLDAKKGIKMFEKVGVPILGVIENMAMHVCSHCGHVEHIFGADGGKNMAADFQLDYLGALPLSLQIREQADSGTPTVVAAPTSEAAGIYRQVARSIAVKIAQQAKDFSSKFPTITVSSNT, via the coding sequence ATGGCAGTTACACAACAGGCGCTGCTGGCCGCTTTGGCCAGTGTGCAGGATCCGCAAACAGGCAAGGATTTGGTGGCCACGCGCGCTGTGCGCAATGTGCAGATTGAGGGCGGCGATGTGGCTTTTGATGTGGAATTGGGCTATCCCGCGCAAACCCTGTTTGCCGGTCTGCGCACCCGGCTGATTGCCGCTGCCCGGTCCGTGGAAGGTGTCGAGAACGTCTCCGTCTCGATCTCCAGCAAGGTGGTGGCGCATGCTGCGCAGCGTGGCGTGCCGCTGCTGCCCGGGGTCAAAAACATCATCGCAGTCGCATCGGGCAAGGGTGGCGTGGGCAAAAGCACCACCACCGCCAACCTGGCGTTGGCGCTCGCAGCCGAAGGCGCGCGGGTGGGCGTTCTCGATGCCGACATCTACGGCCCCAGCCAGACAATGATGCTGGGCGTATCGGGCAAGCCCGAGAGCACCGATGGCAAGACCATGGAGCCCAAGCTGAACCACGGCGTGCAGGTCATGTCGATCGGCCTGCTGGTGGACCAGGACCAGGCCATGATCTGGCGCGGCCCAATGGCTGTGCAGGCGCTGGAGCAGATGCTGCGCCAGACCAACTGGAACGATCTGGACTATCTGCTGATCGATCTGCCACCCGGTACCGGCGATATCCAGCTGACCCTGAGCCAGCGTGTGCCGGTGACGGGCGCCGTCATCGTCACCACGCCGCAGGACATTGCCTTGCTCGATGCGAAGAAGGGCATCAAGATGTTCGAGAAGGTGGGCGTGCCCATTCTCGGCGTGATCGAGAACATGGCCATGCATGTCTGCAGCCATTGCGGCCATGTGGAACATATTTTTGGCGCCGATGGCGGCAAAAATATGGCGGCAGACTTCCAGCTCGATTACCTGGGCGCACTGCCGCTGTCGCTGCAGATCCGCGAGCAGGCTGACAGCGGAACGCCGACCGTGGTGGCGGCGCCCACCAGTGAGGCAGCCGGCATCTACCGCCAGGTGGCACGCAGCATTGCCGTCAAGATTGCGCAACAGGCCAAGGACTTTTCCAGCAAGTTCCCCACCATCACCGTCAGCAGCAATACCTGA
- a CDS encoding transglutaminase-like domain-containing protein has protein sequence MQRRHFLQLSSIAASAGSFGSVFAAIPAAAANWRQFEVTTLVDLSEKTAQSKVWIPVPAAELPGYQRTLDVSFSAPGATKAELFAVPGTDVRMIAVQWADASSAHTVEVKSRIAVLDRATDLGAAGTARKLPTAQLRPYLQPTSLAPLDGIVKETADKIQAEAGKPQDAIGKARAIYDWMVANCTRDGSVAGCGTGDVRYTLTSGNLSGKCADLNGLFTALSRASGVPARDVYGVRVDDSVHGFKSLGKSGDISKAQHCRAEFYADGYGWIPVDPADVAKVALEEQPGGLPKDAPKVRAARAMLFGGWEGNWMAYNTAADVRLPGAGKTVDFFMYPQGETAQGRLDSLDPAHFAYRITSAKLA, from the coding sequence ATGCAACGTCGCCACTTTCTCCAACTCTCCAGCATCGCTGCATCTGCAGGCAGCTTCGGCTCCGTCTTTGCAGCCATTCCCGCTGCGGCGGCCAACTGGCGCCAGTTCGAAGTCACCACCTTGGTCGACCTGAGTGAAAAAACCGCGCAGTCCAAGGTCTGGATTCCGGTACCCGCCGCCGAACTGCCGGGCTACCAGCGCACCCTGGATGTGTCCTTCAGCGCCCCCGGTGCTACCAAGGCCGAGCTGTTTGCCGTGCCCGGCACCGATGTCCGCATGATTGCCGTGCAGTGGGCAGACGCCAGCAGCGCCCACACGGTAGAAGTCAAGAGCCGCATCGCCGTGCTGGACCGTGCCACCGACCTGGGCGCTGCCGGTACCGCCCGCAAGCTGCCTACAGCACAACTGCGCCCCTACCTGCAGCCCACATCGCTGGCACCACTGGATGGCATCGTGAAAGAGACAGCCGACAAAATCCAGGCCGAAGCAGGCAAGCCGCAGGATGCCATTGGCAAGGCCCGCGCTATTTATGACTGGATGGTGGCCAACTGCACCCGCGACGGCTCGGTGGCCGGCTGTGGTACCGGTGATGTGCGCTACACCTTGACCAGCGGCAATCTGTCGGGCAAGTGCGCCGACCTCAACGGCCTGTTCACGGCCCTCTCGCGCGCCAGTGGCGTGCCTGCCCGTGATGTGTATGGCGTGCGCGTCGACGACTCGGTGCACGGCTTCAAGAGCCTGGGCAAGAGCGGCGACATCTCCAAGGCCCAGCACTGCCGCGCCGAGTTCTACGCCGATGGCTATGGATGGATTCCTGTTGACCCTGCCGATGTGGCCAAGGTTGCACTGGAAGAACAGCCCGGTGGCCTGCCGAAGGATGCCCCCAAGGTACGCGCCGCCCGCGCCATGCTGTTTGGCGGCTGGGAAGGCAACTGGATGGCCTACAACACGGCAGCCGATGTGCGCCTGCCCGGCGCTGGCAAGACCGTGGATTTCTTCATGTACCCGCAGGGTGAAACGGCCCAGGGGCGCCTGGACAGCCTGGACCCCGCGCATTTCGCCTACCGCATCACCTCCGCCAAACTGGCCTGA
- a CDS encoding patatin-like phospholipase family protein, whose protein sequence is MSTALHHSPHDALTAIVLSGGGARAAYQVGVLQALSRLRQNAGEDHAPTPFPIAVGTSAGAINAAGLACGADHFDRAVQRLSRVWRNFSTSQVYRADAFGVARSGARWLSLLTLGWALTRWHHSKPRSLLDNTPLLQLLQAELPLEKIPHLLHNGQLAALAITASSYTTGEHITFYETGPHVPGWSRLQRRAIQDRITHQHLMASSSIPFIFPPTELDVRGQYNYLGDGAMRQTAPLAPAVHLGAQRIVVVGVGRSHEVVNLPQGEHPPFPSLAQVAGHALSTIFLDALSLDVERAQRINHTLSLIPPLEQARSALRPVDLLVFTPSQSLDAIALAHLQELPTPVRALLGAMGVSVHNHSIGSAALASYLLFEPGYTRALIALGRADTMARQEEVRAFFDWPSRR, encoded by the coding sequence ATGTCGACCGCATTGCACCACAGTCCGCATGACGCCCTCACCGCGATTGTCCTGTCTGGCGGCGGCGCCCGAGCCGCTTATCAGGTGGGAGTGCTCCAGGCCTTGTCGCGCCTGCGGCAAAACGCCGGGGAGGACCATGCGCCCACCCCCTTCCCGATTGCGGTGGGCACATCTGCCGGGGCCATCAATGCCGCAGGCCTCGCCTGCGGCGCCGACCACTTCGACCGGGCCGTGCAGCGCCTCTCGCGCGTATGGCGCAATTTCTCGACCAGCCAGGTCTACCGCGCCGATGCCTTTGGTGTTGCGCGCAGCGGCGCGCGCTGGCTCAGCCTGCTGACCCTGGGGTGGGCGCTGACCCGCTGGCACCACAGCAAGCCGCGCTCGCTGCTGGACAACACGCCGCTGCTGCAATTGCTGCAGGCCGAGCTGCCGCTCGAAAAAATCCCACACCTGCTGCACAACGGTCAGTTGGCGGCCCTTGCCATCACCGCCTCCAGCTACACCACGGGAGAGCACATCACCTTCTACGAGACCGGCCCGCATGTGCCCGGCTGGTCGCGCCTGCAGCGCCGCGCCATCCAGGACCGCATCACACACCAGCACCTGATGGCATCGTCATCCATTCCATTCATCTTTCCGCCCACCGAGCTGGACGTGCGCGGCCAATACAACTACCTGGGCGACGGCGCCATGCGCCAGACTGCCCCACTGGCGCCTGCGGTACACCTTGGCGCCCAACGCATCGTGGTGGTGGGCGTAGGCCGTTCGCACGAAGTGGTGAACCTGCCACAAGGCGAGCACCCGCCCTTTCCCAGCCTGGCACAGGTGGCAGGCCACGCCCTGTCCACCATCTTTCTGGATGCCCTTTCACTGGACGTGGAGCGGGCCCAGCGCATCAACCACACCCTCAGCCTGATTCCGCCACTGGAGCAGGCACGCAGCGCATTGCGGCCCGTGGATCTGCTGGTCTTCACGCCTTCGCAGTCGCTGGACGCCATCGCGCTGGCCCACCTGCAAGAGCTTCCTACCCCGGTACGCGCGCTCTTGGGGGCCATGGGCGTCTCCGTACACAACCACAGCATCGGCAGCGCAGCACTGGCCAGCTATTTGCTGTTCGAGCCCGGCTACACACGCGCGCTGATCGCGCTGGGGCGCGCCGACACCATGGCGCGCCAGGAGGAGGTGCGCGCCTTTTTCGACTGGCCCAGCCGGCGCTGA